A window from Cellulomonas sp. C5510 encodes these proteins:
- a CDS encoding amidohydrolase family protein, which yields MKRHSTPPEITSADDHPEPRTRRGPSRRTLLRTAGIGAVGVGLGAAAGPAWRAATSSAEPARVPFPSADELRVDGVTVVDPLDGSATGGRSVLLRGGRVVTVGAVGEVTSSPGATVLDGDGRWAVPGYTNMHSHALQAEHPELLLATMLAEGTTGFRQMLGTDDLLRYRAEDRLPLTPHAPALLSMPGRLVLPFTAGSPQEARDEVARQWDRGADFIKMVMVERETFFAAVEAAHERGMRIAGHLPPSVGVAEAAEAGFDCIEHLGTGNAVFIACATDEDDLWAQQDKTMPIPGWVTGLPFVDKVFSAMTDKQLINPAAFGDPAGVALLQRALDGFDEDKARALARTLVAHGTWQSPTLVRLRTQYLADSPEYASDPWLRRMSAGARADYEDVLATFRALPAEMRATYREAYARSADVVRIMHAEGVPVVAATDGQGRVPGQWLQLELQELAAAGLSPLDVLRSATVAPARYLGRSDRSGRLVPGADADLLLLDADPLADAAHLGSISVVVRGGHPFTADELAATVDRLDAEGPSAAATAALAGARRSTDLCCRL from the coding sequence GTGAAGCGACACAGCACGCCGCCTGAGATCACCTCCGCCGACGACCACCCCGAGCCACGGACCCGCCGCGGCCCGAGCCGCCGCACGCTGCTGCGGACCGCCGGCATCGGCGCCGTGGGCGTCGGCCTCGGGGCGGCGGCCGGGCCGGCGTGGCGGGCCGCGACGTCCTCCGCCGAGCCGGCGCGGGTCCCGTTCCCGTCGGCCGACGAGCTGCGCGTCGACGGCGTGACGGTGGTCGACCCGCTCGACGGCAGCGCCACCGGGGGCCGGTCGGTGCTGCTGCGCGGCGGGCGGGTCGTGACCGTCGGGGCCGTCGGCGAGGTGACGTCGAGCCCCGGAGCCACCGTGCTCGACGGCGACGGGCGCTGGGCCGTCCCGGGCTACACGAACATGCACTCCCACGCGCTCCAGGCCGAGCACCCGGAGCTGCTGCTCGCCACGATGCTCGCCGAGGGCACCACCGGGTTCCGGCAGATGCTCGGGACGGACGACCTGCTGCGGTACCGCGCGGAGGACCGGCTGCCGCTGACCCCGCACGCGCCCGCCCTGCTGTCGATGCCGGGGCGTCTGGTGCTGCCGTTCACCGCCGGCTCACCCCAGGAGGCCCGCGACGAGGTCGCGCGGCAGTGGGACCGCGGCGCGGACTTCATCAAGATGGTCATGGTCGAGCGCGAGACGTTCTTCGCCGCGGTCGAGGCGGCGCACGAGCGCGGCATGCGGATCGCCGGGCACCTGCCCCCGTCGGTCGGCGTCGCCGAGGCCGCGGAGGCCGGGTTCGACTGCATCGAGCACCTCGGCACGGGGAACGCGGTCTTCATCGCCTGCGCGACCGACGAGGACGACCTGTGGGCGCAGCAGGACAAGACGATGCCGATCCCCGGCTGGGTGACCGGCCTGCCGTTCGTCGACAAGGTCTTCTCGGCGATGACGGACAAGCAGCTCATCAACCCGGCCGCGTTCGGGGACCCGGCCGGCGTCGCGCTGCTGCAGCGGGCGCTCGACGGGTTCGACGAGGACAAGGCGCGGGCGCTCGCCCGGACCCTCGTCGCGCACGGCACCTGGCAGTCGCCGACGCTCGTGCGGCTGCGCACCCAGTACCTCGCCGACTCCCCCGAGTACGCCTCCGACCCGTGGCTGCGCCGGATGTCGGCAGGTGCCCGGGCGGACTACGAGGACGTGCTGGCGACGTTCCGGGCGCTCCCCGCCGAGATGCGCGCCACCTACCGCGAGGCGTACGCGCGGTCGGCGGACGTCGTGCGGATCATGCACGCCGAAGGGGTGCCGGTGGTGGCGGCGACGGACGGCCAGGGCCGCGTCCCGGGGCAGTGGCTGCAGCTGGAGCTCCAGGAGCTCGCGGCCGCCGGCCTGTCGCCGCTCGACGTCCTGCGGTCCGCCACGGTCGCGCCCGCCCGGTACCTGGGCCGCTCCGACCGGTCGGGCCGCCTGGTGCCCGGGGCGGACGCCGACCTGCTGCTCCTGGACGCCGACCCGCTGGCCGACGCCGCGCACCTGGGCAGCATCTCCGTGGTCGTGCGGGGCGGGCACCCATTCACGGCGGACGAGCTCGCCGCGACGGTCGACCGGCTGGACGCCGAGGGCCCGAGCGCGGCGGCGACCGCGGCTCTCGCCGGGGCGCGCCGCAGCACGGACCTGTGCTGCCGGCTGTGA
- a CDS encoding cell wall metabolism sensor histidine kinase WalK — protein MRARSIRARLTLTLSLVTSLAIVLSAVIGFSLASHQLDQRDRRSLEDAATRVLGSLRAAGGADLTSDRLGDAVGHQLGVVLVGASGDVLTSVPPLGADPATVAAVESAEPVEVASGDLAAAIDTAGLLTYAVGGAPVAVDRVVLVSDGGQRRATLATIVGALAVGAAVTIALLIAVAVAIVDRGLRPLTAMAQRAARIAGGDRSVRLPVDDRGDPAVADVARMVNSAFDAQQDAEQRTRAFVADASHELRSPLTAATGWVDLYLRGGLTDPDRQAAAMERVESQLVRMRLLVEDLALLARTDSGRPLDSEPVDLAALAGDVVADTRVVAPAREVRLDADRPAVVLGDGARLAQVLRNLVGNAVQHTPPDAVVTVRVVPGDQRHRVVVADTGPGIPAAQLPHVFERFWRGDPGRPRTAGSAGSGLGTAIAQSLVEAHGGRVSVTSSPEAGTAFTVELPALTTGGR, from the coding sequence ATGAGGGCCCGCTCGATCCGGGCGCGGCTGACGCTGACGCTGTCCCTCGTCACGTCGCTCGCGATCGTCCTGTCGGCGGTCATCGGGTTCTCGCTGGCCTCGCACCAGCTCGACCAGCGTGACCGGCGCTCGCTCGAGGACGCCGCCACGCGTGTGCTCGGCAGCCTGCGCGCCGCCGGCGGGGCGGACCTGACGTCCGACCGGCTGGGCGACGCGGTCGGGCACCAGCTCGGCGTCGTGCTCGTCGGCGCCTCCGGGGACGTCCTCACCTCCGTGCCGCCGCTCGGCGCCGACCCGGCGACGGTCGCCGCCGTCGAGTCAGCGGAGCCCGTCGAGGTCGCCTCCGGGGACCTCGCGGCCGCGATCGACACGGCGGGCCTCCTCACCTACGCGGTCGGCGGCGCTCCCGTCGCGGTCGACCGCGTGGTGCTGGTCTCCGACGGCGGGCAGCGACGGGCCACGCTGGCGACGATCGTGGGGGCGCTCGCCGTCGGGGCGGCCGTCACGATCGCGCTGCTCATCGCCGTCGCCGTGGCGATCGTCGACCGCGGGCTGCGGCCCCTGACCGCCATGGCCCAACGGGCCGCGCGCATCGCCGGCGGTGACCGCAGCGTGCGGCTGCCGGTGGACGACCGGGGCGACCCGGCGGTCGCGGACGTCGCGCGCATGGTCAACTCGGCGTTCGACGCCCAGCAGGACGCCGAGCAGCGCACCCGGGCGTTCGTCGCGGACGCGTCGCACGAGCTGCGGTCCCCGCTCACGGCCGCCACCGGCTGGGTCGACCTGTACCTGCGGGGTGGGCTGACCGATCCCGACCGGCAGGCCGCCGCGATGGAGCGGGTGGAGAGCCAGCTCGTGCGGATGCGGCTGCTCGTGGAGGACCTCGCGCTGCTCGCGCGGACCGACTCCGGCCGACCCCTGGACAGCGAGCCGGTGGACCTCGCGGCGCTGGCCGGTGACGTGGTGGCCGACACCCGGGTCGTCGCGCCCGCGCGGGAGGTCCGGCTCGACGCCGACCGGCCCGCGGTGGTGCTCGGCGACGGCGCGCGCCTGGCGCAGGTGCTGCGGAACCTCGTCGGGAACGCCGTCCAGCACACCCCGCCGGACGCCGTGGTGACGGTGCGGGTCGTCCCGGGGGACCAGCGCCACCGGGTCGTCGTCGCCGACACCGGGCCCGGCATCCCGGCCGCCCAGCTCCCGCACGTGTTCGAGCGGTTCTGGCGCGGCGACCCCGGCCGGCCGCGTACCGCCGGCTCAGCGGGCTCGGGGTTGGGCACCGCGATCGCGCAGTCGCTGGTCGAGGCGCACGGCGGCCGCGTCTCGGTGACCAGCTCGCCGGAGGCCGGCACGGCGTTCACGGTCGAGCTGCCGGCCCTGACGACGGGCGGTCGCTGA
- a CDS encoding response regulator transcription factor, which translates to MAPRVLVVDDDPEIREMLASTLEFAGFTVDVAAGATEALSALRAHRPDVLVLDVSMPGTDGFELVQLVRRRDAALPVLFLSARDSVDDRVRGLRLGADDYVTKPFSAAEVVARLDALLRRGSVAEPDDDVLRCADLELDRAHHLVRRAGEPVDLSPTEFRLLELLLEQRGRVLSKGQIMAAVWQYDFGGDGNVVERFVSNLRRKVDDGHAPLIRTVRGFGYAVRDPSAA; encoded by the coding sequence ATGGCCCCCCGCGTGCTGGTCGTGGACGACGACCCCGAGATCCGGGAGATGCTCGCGTCGACCCTGGAGTTCGCCGGGTTCACCGTCGACGTCGCGGCGGGCGCCACCGAGGCGCTCTCGGCCCTGAGGGCGCACCGGCCGGACGTGCTGGTGCTGGACGTGTCCATGCCCGGCACCGACGGGTTCGAGCTCGTCCAGCTCGTCCGCCGGCGCGACGCCGCGCTGCCGGTGCTGTTCCTGTCCGCGCGGGACTCCGTCGACGACCGGGTGCGGGGCCTGCGGCTCGGCGCCGACGACTACGTGACGAAGCCGTTCAGCGCGGCCGAGGTGGTCGCCCGGCTGGACGCCCTGCTGCGACGGGGGTCGGTGGCGGAGCCCGACGACGACGTGCTGCGGTGCGCCGACCTGGAGCTCGACCGCGCCCACCACCTCGTGCGCCGCGCAGGCGAGCCGGTCGACCTCTCGCCGACCGAGTTCCGGCTGCTCGAGCTGCTGCTGGAGCAGCGCGGCCGGGTGCTGTCGAAGGGCCAGATCATGGCCGCGGTGTGGCAGTACGACTTCGGCGGCGACGGCAACGTCGTGGAGCGCTTCGTGTCGAACCTGCGGCGCAAGGTCGACGACGGCCACGCCCCCCTCATCAGGACCGTCCGCGGCTTCGGCTACGCGGTGCGCGACCCCTCGGCCGCATGA
- a CDS encoding YhgE/Pip domain-containing protein, with protein sequence MTRTTRTRAVALAALAAVLLPVLATAVLIWSFADRADAVDRIPAAIVNEDEIVRGDTPMAAGRALSSALIHPEDGTTSLDWRLTSAEDAEQGLADGTYDAVLTIPESFSADVLSSGGDDPRQAQLVLETDPASSTVGAVASRAVADGAAQSLGDQVTEAYLTQVYAGMDDLSGALTEATAGASDLTDGLDALTSGAASAADGALSLAEGAGTLAAGTDSVSAGASSLAGGAQDLSGGAASLAAGTGDLAAAAGSVDAAAGSLATGSQSLASSLAALSEACPPVPGSEPFCAQLDATAGAAATVASGSADLAAGTAGLAAGAAGVDDAAGQVASGAAGLASGAADLATGATRAADAATQLGSGAADLASGADEVAAGAATAATSSRSLADGLASGAAQVPAVAGGDAERLADVVTEPVAVSEIAGSEADGWLAATVTAVVLWLGAVTVALVGRRPGRRELDAPVRTRRLVRRVLAPRALVAAVATLACTATLAVGGASVAEPLPFAGVALLAGLVFTLLASGAVTALPRAGVPALAVLTVLEIAAVGGLVPLETAPAPLAALHGLLPLGAFADAAAALATGGAGGSGAALGTDLVVLVAWGAAGLALAAAGIRRQRLVPVPVVPAVPAPRPPVLMPAA encoded by the coding sequence ATGACCCGCACCACCCGCACGCGGGCGGTGGCGCTCGCCGCGCTCGCCGCCGTCCTGCTGCCCGTCCTGGCGACCGCCGTCCTGATCTGGAGCTTCGCCGACCGCGCGGACGCCGTGGACCGGATCCCCGCCGCGATCGTGAACGAGGACGAGATCGTCCGCGGCGACACCCCCATGGCGGCGGGCCGGGCGCTGTCGTCCGCGCTCATCCACCCGGAGGACGGCACGACCTCCCTCGACTGGCGCCTGACCTCCGCCGAGGACGCGGAGCAGGGCCTCGCCGACGGCACGTACGACGCCGTGCTCACCATCCCGGAGAGCTTCTCGGCCGACGTGCTGTCCTCCGGCGGCGACGACCCCCGGCAGGCGCAGCTGGTGCTCGAGACCGACCCCGCGTCCTCCACGGTCGGCGCGGTCGCGAGCCGTGCCGTCGCCGACGGTGCGGCGCAGAGCCTGGGTGACCAGGTCACCGAGGCGTACCTCACGCAGGTCTACGCGGGGATGGACGACCTGTCCGGCGCGCTGACCGAGGCGACGGCGGGCGCGTCCGACCTGACGGACGGCCTCGACGCGCTGACCAGCGGGGCCGCCTCCGCCGCTGACGGCGCATTGTCCCTCGCGGAAGGTGCCGGCACGCTCGCCGCCGGCACCGACTCGGTGAGCGCGGGGGCGTCGTCCCTCGCCGGCGGCGCGCAGGACCTGTCCGGGGGAGCCGCGTCGCTGGCCGCCGGCACCGGGGACCTCGCGGCGGCGGCGGGCTCGGTCGACGCCGCCGCCGGGTCGCTCGCGACCGGCAGCCAGAGCCTGGCGTCCTCGCTCGCGGCGCTGTCCGAGGCGTGCCCGCCCGTGCCCGGGTCGGAGCCGTTCTGCGCCCAGCTCGACGCGACGGCCGGGGCCGCGGCCACGGTCGCCTCCGGGAGTGCGGACCTCGCGGCGGGCACCGCGGGGCTGGCCGCGGGTGCGGCGGGCGTCGACGACGCAGCAGGCCAGGTGGCGTCGGGGGCGGCCGGCCTCGCGTCCGGGGCGGCGGACCTCGCCACGGGTGCGACCCGGGCGGCCGACGCCGCGACGCAGCTCGGGTCCGGCGCCGCGGACCTGGCCTCCGGCGCGGACGAGGTCGCAGCCGGGGCGGCCACCGCGGCGACGTCCTCCCGGTCGCTCGCCGACGGTCTCGCGTCCGGGGCCGCCCAGGTGCCCGCCGTCGCCGGGGGGGACGCCGAGCGGCTCGCCGACGTCGTGACCGAGCCCGTGGCGGTGAGCGAGATCGCCGGGTCCGAGGCGGACGGGTGGCTCGCCGCGACGGTCACCGCGGTCGTGCTCTGGCTGGGGGCCGTCACGGTGGCGCTGGTCGGACGGCGCCCGGGCCGGCGGGAGCTCGACGCGCCGGTGCGGACCCGGCGCCTGGTCCGCCGCGTGCTCGCGCCCCGGGCTCTGGTGGCGGCGGTCGCGACGCTGGCGTGCACCGCGACCCTCGCGGTCGGCGGCGCGTCCGTCGCGGAGCCGCTGCCCTTCGCCGGCGTCGCGCTGCTGGCCGGCCTCGTGTTCACCCTGCTCGCCTCCGGCGCGGTGACCGCGCTCCCGCGGGCAGGCGTGCCGGCGCTCGCCGTCCTCACCGTGCTGGAGATCGCCGCGGTGGGCGGCCTGGTGCCCCTGGAGACCGCCCCGGCCCCGCTCGCCGCACTGCACGGGCTGCTGCCCCTGGGCGCGTTCGCCGACGCGGCCGCCGCGCTCGCCACCGGCGGTGCGGGCGGGTCCGGCGCCGCCCTCGGGACCGACCTGGTCGTGCTGGTGGCGTGGGGTGCGGCCGGCCTCGCGCTCGCTGCCGCGGGCATCCGCCGGCAGCGCCTCGTCCCGGTGCCCGTGGTCCCCGCCGTGCCCGCTCCGCGGCCGCCCGTCCTCATGCCCGCGGCCTGA
- a CDS encoding MMPL family transporter, whose amino-acid sequence MSLALYRLGHLIGRHRLLVLVLWVVVALGVVAGSRAVGSAYQDDYTIPGTESQQGQDVLEQRFGDAASGASGQVLYRVAEGQDVAAAPAADVVAASLDAIGAVPGVASVTAAEDLRVDEEGDAALATIQFEDAEPDDAVLEAAQDAATVDEDGVTSTVGGSAFGNGVAELDHTAEVIGVGVALVVLVLTFGSLLAAGMPILTAGVGVLLTTGLLGLVSQVAAVSTTSPSFASMLGLAVGIDYALFILSRHRHQLAEGVPPRESMARALGTSGSAVVFAGLTVVISLAGLAVVGIPLLTGMGMAGAFAVATAVLVALTLVPALALLAGDRLRPRPRRGAARRGAAAGRPSLSQRWVRLVTRVPALTIGVVVAVLAVLALPAFRISLALPDPSTQEVGTPERDHFDAVSETFGPGWNAPLLITADVLASTDPVATVDELADAVAAVPGVVAVDTATPNPGGDTALLRIVPEGAQSDPATVDLVHELRERAPAIEDATGVSDLRVTGTTAVNIDISEQLADALLPFGLTVVGLSFVLLLLVFRSVAVPLKATVGYVLSVGASFGAIVAVFQWGWFPVLLFGQSPGPVVSFLPIIVMGVLFGLAMDYEMFLVSRMREQYAHGQPAREAVLDGFRHSAPVVAAAAVIMVAVFSAFVPSGAATLKPIALGLAVGVLVDAFLVRMTLVPAVLVLLGDRAWWLPRRLARVLPVVDVEGQAVERHVVAGSRSGRAGPPLLVARGLVVREGDAPLDVWADAGDVVALPVADLAAARAVSLALTARARTVSGELAVAGRILPEQAEEARCLVAAPTAADVPGGTTAEEYARRTLALSPGSRRVRRARVDRVRAVLGDLGTPTDALDPAARLRLAATVALAGGARLLVLTDAPAGLAATLLRHGATVVRLDLAAAPVTQELETVR is encoded by the coding sequence ATGTCGCTCGCCCTCTACCGTCTCGGCCACCTGATCGGCCGGCACCGCCTGCTGGTCCTCGTGCTCTGGGTCGTCGTCGCGCTCGGCGTGGTCGCCGGGTCGCGCGCGGTGGGGTCGGCGTACCAGGACGACTACACGATCCCGGGCACGGAGTCCCAGCAGGGGCAGGACGTGCTGGAGCAGCGGTTCGGGGACGCGGCGTCCGGCGCCAGCGGGCAGGTGCTGTACCGCGTCGCGGAGGGGCAGGACGTGGCGGCGGCGCCGGCGGCGGACGTCGTGGCGGCGAGCCTCGACGCGATCGGGGCGGTGCCGGGCGTCGCGAGCGTGACCGCCGCGGAGGACCTGCGGGTCGACGAGGAGGGCGACGCGGCCCTCGCGACGATCCAGTTCGAGGACGCGGAGCCGGACGACGCGGTGCTCGAGGCGGCGCAGGACGCCGCGACGGTCGACGAGGACGGCGTGACCTCGACGGTGGGGGGCTCGGCGTTCGGCAACGGCGTGGCGGAGCTCGACCACACCGCCGAGGTCATCGGCGTGGGGGTCGCGCTGGTGGTGCTGGTGCTGACGTTCGGCTCGCTGCTGGCCGCGGGGATGCCCATCCTCACCGCCGGCGTGGGCGTGCTGCTGACGACCGGGTTGCTGGGGCTGGTCTCGCAGGTCGCGGCCGTGTCGACGACCTCACCGAGCTTCGCGTCGATGCTCGGCCTCGCGGTGGGCATCGACTACGCGCTGTTCATCCTGTCGCGGCACCGGCACCAGCTCGCCGAGGGCGTGCCGCCGCGGGAGTCGATGGCGCGGGCACTGGGGACGTCGGGCAGTGCCGTGGTGTTCGCGGGGCTGACGGTCGTCATCTCGCTGGCCGGCCTCGCGGTGGTGGGGATCCCGCTGCTGACCGGCATGGGCATGGCCGGGGCGTTCGCGGTGGCGACCGCGGTGCTCGTGGCGCTGACGCTGGTGCCGGCGCTGGCCCTCCTGGCCGGCGACCGCCTGCGTCCCCGCCCGCGGCGTGGCGCGGCCCGCCGCGGTGCCGCCGCCGGCCGCCCCTCGCTGTCGCAGCGCTGGGTCCGCCTCGTGACCCGGGTGCCGGCCCTCACGATCGGCGTGGTCGTGGCGGTGCTGGCCGTGCTCGCGCTGCCCGCGTTCCGCATCTCCCTGGCCCTGCCGGACCCGAGCACGCAGGAGGTCGGCACGCCGGAGCGCGACCACTTCGACGCGGTGAGCGAGACCTTCGGGCCGGGGTGGAACGCGCCCCTGCTGATCACGGCGGACGTCCTCGCGAGCACCGACCCGGTCGCGACGGTCGACGAGCTGGCGGACGCCGTCGCGGCCGTCCCGGGCGTCGTCGCCGTGGACACCGCGACCCCGAACCCGGGCGGCGACACCGCGCTGCTGCGCATCGTCCCGGAGGGCGCGCAGTCCGACCCCGCCACGGTGGACCTCGTGCACGAGCTGCGGGAGCGGGCGCCGGCGATCGAGGACGCGACCGGCGTCTCCGACCTGCGGGTCACCGGGACCACGGCGGTCAACATCGACATCTCCGAGCAGCTCGCCGACGCGCTGCTGCCGTTCGGGCTGACGGTGGTCGGCCTGTCGTTCGTGCTCCTGCTGCTGGTGTTCCGGTCGGTCGCGGTGCCGCTCAAGGCCACCGTCGGGTACGTGCTGTCCGTCGGCGCGTCGTTCGGGGCGATCGTCGCGGTGTTCCAGTGGGGCTGGTTCCCGGTGCTGCTGTTCGGGCAGAGCCCGGGGCCGGTCGTCAGCTTCCTGCCGATCATCGTCATGGGCGTGCTGTTCGGGCTCGCGATGGACTACGAGATGTTCCTGGTCAGCCGGATGCGGGAGCAGTACGCGCACGGGCAGCCGGCCCGCGAGGCGGTGCTGGACGGGTTCCGGCACTCGGCGCCGGTCGTCGCGGCGGCGGCGGTCATCATGGTCGCGGTGTTCTCCGCGTTCGTGCCGTCGGGCGCGGCCACGCTGAAGCCGATCGCCCTCGGCCTCGCCGTGGGTGTGCTGGTCGACGCGTTCCTGGTCCGGATGACGCTCGTGCCGGCGGTGCTCGTGCTGCTGGGCGACCGGGCGTGGTGGCTGCCGCGCCGGCTGGCCCGCGTCCTGCCCGTCGTCGACGTGGAGGGCCAGGCGGTGGAGCGGCACGTGGTCGCCGGCAGCCGATCGGGCCGCGCCGGACCGCCGCTGCTGGTGGCCCGCGGGCTCGTGGTGCGGGAGGGGGACGCCCCGCTGGACGTGTGGGCGGACGCCGGCGACGTGGTGGCGCTCCCCGTGGCGGACCTGGCGGCCGCCCGCGCGGTGTCCCTGGCCCTGACCGCGCGGGCCCGGACCGTCTCCGGCGAGCTGGCCGTGGCGGGCCGCATCCTCCCCGAGCAGGCCGAGGAGGCGCGGTGCCTGGTCGCCGCCCCCACGGCCGCGGACGTCCCCGGCGGCACGACCGCCGAGGAGTACGCGCGCAGGACCCTCGCCCTGAGCCCCGGGTCCCGCCGCGTCCGCCGTGCCCGGGTCGACCGGGTGCGTGCCGTGCTCGGCGACCTGGGCACACCGACCGACGCCCTGGACCCCGCCGCCCGGCTGCGGCTGGCCGCCACCGTGGCGCTCGCGGGCGGCGCCCGGCTGCTCGTCCTCACCGACGCCCCGGCCGGCCTCGCCGCGACGCTCCTGCGCCACGGCGCCACCGTCGTCCGCCTCGACCTCGCCGCCGCCCCCGTCACCCAGGAGCTGGAGACCGTCCGATGA